One Triticum dicoccoides isolate Atlit2015 ecotype Zavitan chromosome 3B, WEW_v2.0, whole genome shotgun sequence genomic window, catgaagtaGTCGTCGtgtgcctccactccctccacAATGCACAAAAACAATGGTTTTCTGCATGCGAAAACAGCGACGAAACCATGGATCATCCGGGAAGTGCAGTAGCTTTGCTCCGGACACCATATCCTAGTTGATCAGTCTTCTCCCTTTAATTGAGCCCTTGAAGTTGTGAATATGCTCCACTTGCCGGTCCATTTCCTCTTCcatgctcatgagcatgatcaTGTCCACTTCTTCGTCTGAATCCGAGGAATCGAAAAACTTATCTTGAATTATTTGATCAAGCTCCGTCAGTCAATACTCGTTGGACGAAGCATCGGAATCCATCGTTTCccctaaaaaatcacaaaaaactggtcaGACAATGTGTCGAACACATCAAGCGCAAGGCGGAGCCAGAGAGTTGTCGGACGTACAACGGTGGCGTCCAGGCTGGCGACTATGTCCCATGCGGTGAGGACAGGAGAGAGGACTGCTCTGCTGGAGCTAGTAGCGCAGATGCTAGGAACGGTTGCCGAGCGCGCGCGGAGGCGGTGCTACGAGACGGGCGgtgcggaggaggaagaagagaggagataGCAACTGGATCTGGCGGGTCTTGGGGGTGGATTTGTTGCAATTTGCAATGGGGTCGTGCTGTCGGATCCGACGTGACAGGCGTGCCAGGCGCCCCATATCCGTCTCATATTTAGGCTAGATATGAAGGGTGCCGGTCAGCCCAGACGTCTGAGGCCCATTTGAGGTGCCCGTTTGGGTCGAAATTGCGGTACTGGACAGTGACAGGACAGCCCGCCCGGGCGTATGAGGCGCCCGACTGTGTAGATGCTCTTATTTCTCCTCATAACGCTCTTGTATTTCCTTAACATTCCCGTTGATCAATTTATAAAGTGTTGGCAATACTCCAAAGAAAAAAAGCTGGACGGAACACACAATAGNNNNNNNNNNNNNNNNNNNNNNNNNNNNNNNNNNNNNNNNNNNNNNNNNNNNNNNNNNNNNNNNNNNNNNNNNNNNNNNNNNNNNNNNNNNNNNNNNNNNNNNNNNNNNNNNNNNNNNNNNNNNNNNNNNNNNNNNNNNNNNNNNNNNNNNNNNNNNNNNNNNNNNNNNNNNNNNNNNNNNNNNNNNNNNNNNNNNNNNNNNNNNNNNNNNNNNNNNNNNNNNNNNNNNNNNNNNNNNNNNNNNNNNNNNNNNNNNNNNNNNNNNNNNNNNNNNNNNNNNNNNNNNNNNNNNNNNNNNNNNNNNNNNNNNNNNNNNNNNNNNNNNNNNNNNNNNNNNCAACGGTCAGAAAAATCAACCGACCGACCCAAATTCAATTTTTTGGTAACTTTCATATTGCTCAAGTGTACATGTATAGCTTTAAATTCTTTCAATTCGCAAGATGTGTATATGTAAAGCTTTTAATTCTTTCTATTTGCCACCcgcaaaggaaaaaaaatctttcTGTTCGCAAAAAATAAAACTTTTAATTCTTGCTTTAATTGCTTCGTTCGTGCACCTCCATCCAAGGTTTGGCAACCAAAAGCAGAGGCGCCTTGAGGCGCACGGAGAGGCCGTGCAGCTCGCTCAAGTCCACCGGCGGCATCCTCCCGCCGGGCAGCTCCCAGTCGAAGTTACACATGAGGCTCGCCAGCGCCAGCTCGTTGGACATCATGGCGAACCCGACGCCGGGGCAGCCCCTCCTCCCGGCGCCGAAGGGCAAGAAGGCGAAGTCCTGCCCCATCTTGAGATCGTACCCGAGGAACCTCTCCGGCGCGAACTCCTTGGCGCGGCTCCCCCATGTCGCCGAGTCGCGCCCGATGGCCCAGGCGTGGATCAGGACCCTGGTGCCAAGGGCGGCGCTAGGGGTATTCTTGGGTCTTCATATGAATACCCATGATTTGTACAAAACCGTGTTGATTTTGACAGAAGAGTGACAATTTTCGAAAAACACGATGATTTTGGCAAAATGAATACACATGAATACCCGGTTGCAAATTCCTGGAGCCGCCACTGGCCGCCGGCACGTCGTACCCCAGCAGCCGCGTGTTCTCCAGCGTCTCCGGCGGCAGGAGCAGCGGCGTCGGCGGGTGGAGGTGCAGGGCCTCCTTCACCACCGCCTTCAGGTAGGGCAGGCGGGGGAGATGCTCCTCCGTGACGACGGCGCCGGCGCCCGGGCCGACTGCCGAGCGGACCTCGTCCTGTAGCTTGCGCATCTCGTGCGGGTGGTTGATGAGCTCCGCCATGGCCCATTCCAGCAGCGTGAAGGTCGAGTCCGTGGCGGCCGCCAGCATGTCCAGGATAATGCCCTTGATGCTGCCCGTGTCCAGCTCTTCCGCGTCCAGCATCACGTCCACGAAGTCTCCCTCCTCCCCGGTGGCCGCACCCGCGCCGCGGCGCTGGCGGTGGTCGGCGATGACACGCTCCAGCAGCCCGTCCATCTCGTCGAAGACGCGTCTCGTCTTCTTCTCCAGCCCCGTGACGACGTCCACCCACCGCAGGCACGGCACAGTCTCTCCCATGGGCACCGTGCCCAGGAGCTCCTCGATCTCGGCGAACACCTTCCtcagcctcgcgccgccgccgccgccgccgccttcgacccCGTAGTCCGTGTCACCAAACGTGCATCGCGAGATGACCGTGTTAGAGTACACAATGAGGTTGTCGCTGAGGTTCACGACGTCGCCCGCGTGCGGGCGGACCCGGTCGACGAGCGCGGCGGCCTCCTGCGCCCGGACACGCCCGGCGAGGGGGGAGCTGCTGGACCCGCGGATCCGCGCCGGCGAGGAAGCATATCGATGGCTAAGGGAAGCGGTGGAGGAAGCGGcggcgggggtggcggcgatgCGGAGAAGGGAGGTCGCGGGAGCATGGGTAGACCAGGCTACTAGAAGCCCGAAACACCAACCAGCAAGTTAAGTAAATTATTAAAATTTATACTAATTTTAGAATGCGTctatctaggacacatctagatgtgacactaTGTCACACCTAagctgatgtccactctgtttatggttattattatttttgtcctagtttttttttacTTATTGCTGCATTATAtgtttgtgggagcttagatgtgacatgcatccttaaaaaacatctagatgtgaattagacaaactgtttcAGAAAATAGAAGGATGGCAAGTGGATTCCACCCACATATAGCAAGGTGAAAACACCTTGCATGTGTTCCTGCGCATGGGCATATCGGACGGCCTGGCAGGGTGGGTACGTAGTAAGAGTGAATTTGGGAATGGTGTAAGCGCGGACGTGTTGTTTAGCAACTAGTAATGCCCTCGCCAATGCTCTTAATGAACGTCCCACTGTATCCATGCTAGCTTTTCTTGCCAACGAGCTTTATCCATGCTGGCGTGCTTTAATTTGGTGCCTGTTTTAGCCCGCGTTGATCATCATCCGTTCATCTTATTACTAGTAACAAATAATACTCTTGATGATCCCCACGGTTTATGTTACCGCGTGGTGCTGGATGACAACCGGAGCCATTGTTATCACCTGTTAATGTGCACCCTCTTTAGGTTTTAGCCCGACCCCGTGGATCGATCGATCGCCCGTGGAACCAAGAAAAACGAGTGCACCCTCGTGTCGCTTCCTCGTGATCCATTGCTTCTTCTGCTCCTGGAGAAAGTGTGGCAGAAAATCCAAACCCTCTGTCGTGGATCTCCGGCCGGCCGGTAGAATGACTTCGCCGCCGGCGTCTGTGAGGCCGGAACACGCCGCTTCCGCCGGCGGTGGCGGCCAGTTCCACGTGCTCAACTCCAgcagcggcgccggcggcggcggctctgacGCTGGGCAGCCCAACGGCGCGGCGTATCGGCAGCCGCTGCCTTCTCCACGGGCCGCTGCGCCCGCCAACGGCGCGGCGTACCGGCAGCTGCCATCTCCACGGGCCACAACTCCAGCGAACGGCCCGGCGTATCGGCAGCAGCCATCTCCACGGGCCGCCGCTCCTGCGAACGGCGTCGCGCAAGGCAACGGCGCGACGGTGTATCGGCAGCTTCCCTCTCCTCGAGCCGTCGCTCCAGTGAACGGCGGCGCACAAGGGAACGGTGAGACGGCGTATCGTCAGCTCCCGTCTCCGCGAGCCGCCGCTCCGGCGAAAGGCGTCGCACAATCAAGTGGCGCGACGGCGCATCGGCACCTTCCGTCTCCGCGAGCCACCGCGCCAGCGAAAGGCGTCACACAAGCAAGTGGCACGACGGCGCATCGGCAGCTTCATTCTCCgcgagccaccgctccagcgaacgGCATGGCGGCGTATCGGCAGTTGCCGTCTCCACGAGGCGCCGCCCCAACGAACGGCAAGACGGCGTATCGGCAGCTGCCGTCTCCACGGGCTGACGCCTCGGCATTGTGGCGTTCGACGCCGGTGCGCGCCATGACCACCTACGGCCCTCCGACCACCGGTGCCGCCCCGCCGGTGCCCATTGCCATGCGGGCTCCGTCCACGCAGTCGATGCCGTCGCCGCACCTGCTGCAGCAGCTCATGGTCTTGGCGGGGTGGGGCGCCTCTTCCAGACCGCCGTGGCTGCAGAGCTACGTGCAGGGCACGCCGCCGCCGTTCTCCACCTCCGGGAGAGGCCGTGGGATGCAAACACCTTTCGCGTCTTCACGGATACCACGGATACCGGGGGCCAGCGCCAGCGGCACCGCCGTAGCCGCGCAGAGAGACGCCGGCGGTGAGCATGTTCCCAAAGATGCTGGTGCTGGCCGCGGCAAACCGGCGAGCGAGAGGTCGCTCCAGATCGTCCCTGCTGACGATGGTGCCGGGGCCAACAAGAATGTGCCACCGATCGGCGGCAACGGCGAAGGGGCCGGCAAGAACGTGACGCCGGCCGGCGAAGGCAACGGCGATACCGCCGTGGCGCTTCTGGGCCCTGTGCTCGCTATTCCGTCCACGGGGGCCGTCCGCAAGGGGAAGGCCACTGCTAAATCGCCGAACGGCCGCCTACGGAAGCCGCGCGCGCCCAAGGGGAGCAGCACTCTGGCGGGACCCAAGAAGGTCCCCGGCAGGAAACCCGCCGCCGACAAGCCGGCGGCCACGAATCCCAGCGCCCAAGGCAACGACCAGCCAAAGACCGTGTCGCCTCCAAGCAGCGGCAGGAAGAGGAGGAACGCCGCCCCGGCCGCGGCCTCGCCATCGCCGGCGCCGAGCAGCGCCACGCGGTGCAGCCTCGTCGCCAGGGTGAACGACAGCAACAGCACGcccggcacggcggcggcggcgggagaaaAGAAGCACACGGTCCTGACATGGCTGATCGACGCCGGCGTGCTCAAGGAGAGAGAGCAGGTCTTCTACGTGCCGGGGCCGGAGGACAAGGCGAGCATCACCGCGAAGGTCGTGTCCGGCGCGGTGACCAGAACGGGCATCCAGTGCAGCTGCTGCGACGGCGCGATGGCGATGGCGCTGCCGGCCTTCGCATCGCACGCCGGCTCCGCGGACGGGTCCCCGGCGCCGTGGGAGCGGCTGCTGCTCATGTCCGGCAAGCCGCTGCTGCGGTGCCTGCGGGAGGCGTGGGACCTGGAGCGCGTGAAGATCTTCCGCGCGGAGGAGACGGCGCGGGCGGCGCTGGAGCAGGACCGGGAGCGGAGCGCGCAGGTGAAGAAGCGGTCGCTGCAGCTGCTCGCCAAGCAGGGGAGGAAGGGAGGCGCTCGTGCTGCCCTGgccgtcgacggcggcggcgaccggagcgacGACGCGTGCGGCGTGTGCGCGGACGGCGGGCAGCTGTTGTGCTGCGACAGCTGCCCGTCGACCTTCCACCCGGAGTGCGTCGCCGTGCAGGGCGTCCCCGACGGCTCCTGGGCCTGCCACTACTGCCGCTGCTTCCTCTGCTCCGCCAGCGACGGCGCCCCCTCCACCTGCCACCAGTGCGCCCGCAAGTGTAAGCAATCCGCCATGATCACCTCTCATACTGTTGAAAAAACATATCTTCACTGACGACACCTCTGCATGCATGCTTCCATGCAGATCACAACCACTGCCGCACGTCGCTGTTCGCCGGGCACGAGATCGGGCCCTTCTGCAGCGAGTCCTGCAACAAGGTGAAAACAGACGCTGAAACATTCATTTTTGCTTTCGGCAACACACTTATTGTACTGCTGAAACTCCTGATCATACTGCTACTGCCACAGTGACATTGACTGGGAGTTTGGGATTTATGATTTCAGATTGCGGCGAAGCTGACGGAGATGGCGGGGGCGGCGAACAGGGCCGATGAAGACGGCTACTCCTGGTCCCTGCTGAAGATGCAGAAGGACACCAGGGACTCCGCCGCCGATCTCGAGTGCAACATGAAGCTGACCGTGTCGCTGGGTGTGCTGGATGAATGCTTCAACCCCGTCAAGGACCGGCGCACCGGCGTCGACATGCTGCACCAGGCCGTCTACAGCCTCGGGTAAGCTCAAGCTCTCTCTCACAGTGTTACTCCAACTCCAGGCAAATGAAGATTCATCAGGGGGTGGCACTGCTGTTTGAAGAAAGCTTGGATTGGTTGCTTCAGAGTGGCACTGTTATCTGAAAATTAGAATCAATTCTGATctgtttttgatgatgatggtcTTTCTTGAGCGTGTAGGTCGGAGTTCAAGCGGCTAAGTTACGAAGGATTCTATACCATGGTACTCGAGAAGGACACAGAAATCATCTCGGTTGCCCTGTTAAGGTATCCTTTGCTGCAATTGTGTACTATACACCTTTTTTCAAAAGAACAACAGATGAATGTACATTACAGATTTTTTTAGGCCAAAAAAAGATACAGTAATTTTAAGTTGTTTATAGATGTAATTTATGATTTTAAGATGTGTACTATACATTTTTTCGGACGAACAAAAGGTGAAGGTACACTAAACATTTTTTttgaggcaaaaaagaaaacagatataattttttaaaatgtcacaaacattttATATTTTCCGAATGGTACTACTTTTTTTATTACACAAACTTTTTTTACCTGGTATAATCAATTCTTAAAAAATGTCACATACTTCTTTTAAACGCGTGAACCAATTTTTAATGCTATATTTAAAAATTACAGTACAAAAATGAACACCACATATTTTTGAATTCTCAGTGTTTTGAAAATTAAGTATATTaagtttttttaatatatgtattcatatttttggaaaaatatattAAAAAGCAACCAAAAGCAGTACATTTAGATTCCTTGAGGCGAGACGCGCTTGTATCTCACTGCAGGCTAGACACAGCCGCGCACGCACATGTATGATAGTGTCGGGCTTTTGTATGTAAGCAAGGGTGGGTGTTTGTTCCCAATTGATAGAGTCAAATGTGTGGTTTGTACAAGTGTCCAATAATATCGCAATTTGACATAAAATAAAAAGTACCTGAAGTATTTTTATCCTACATAACATAAACAGAAATGACCACACAAATATGCAAGCAATATTTTTGTCGTATCcaaggtagccatgtcctcatcaccaaCCAACCATTTTTTCCTTCCATTTTTCATTTTTATAACGTATTCCCCGACCAAATCTTCAATTTCCCATAAAACAAAATGTACAAAACATTTGGCTAGCCAAATGAGTGTCAAGTACTGTAGATGAGAAGACAGTCATACTACTCTTAATTTGCTCGAGCATTTTAGCTGCATGTACCGTAATTAACTTTGTAGGCTGACGGAGTACATAGCATCCAAAACCGAAAAACGTATGGCGATGAACACGCCTGTCTGAGATAAGTTTGCCTCTTAATTTACCTTGCAGGTTCCATGGCAACAAACTGGCTGAGATGCCGTTCGCCGGCACGCTGCCGCACTACCGGAGGCAGGGGATGATGGGCCGCCTCGTCAAGGCCGTCGAGCAGGTGGTTCACAGATCAAGAGAACAACCACCATTTTTGCAATGAGGGTCCAGAGATCGCTTGTAAATTTTGCTCTGACGCATGCGCATGCATCACTTGTGTTGCCAGGTGCTGACGACGGTGCAGGTGGAGAAGCTGGTGATTCCGGCGGTGGCCGAGGTGGTCGACACATGGAAGAGGTCCTTCGGCTTCGCGCCCATGGAGCCGCGGCTGAGGGAGGAGGCCAAGAGGCTCAGCATGGTGGTCGTCACCGGCACCGTCATGCTGCAGAAGCACATCGCCAGGCAGCAGGCTGCGCACGGCGACGAGGATTGCCAAGAGGCGCCGCCGATGACTGAGGACGAGCTGGCGTTCCTGGAGATGAGCTGGCCGCTCTCCAGTTTCACCGACCTCGTCGCCGGGATCGCGTTCCCGCCGCCGTCTGGCGCCGACCCGCTGGCCGCCGCCGTGAGGGGGCTGGGTGTGGGTGCCCGGGGGACGAGCGGCCGGCGGTCCTGCGGCGGCGAGGCGGTGGGCTCCAGCGTGTTCCAGATGCATAGCTACGCACCTGCTGCGCACGGCGCGGCAGGCTGGTGTTGCGAGGAACGACGATAGACTTCTGAAGATTTTTTTTTGTGCCTTTCTTTATTTGAGTACTGAAATTTACATGTTGTTCCTTTCGAGAAAAGGCGAAAAAATGGACTGATTACTCGAAATTGGATATTTGGACTGATCACTCTTGAAATTTTGATATTTGAAACTTATTTACATCAATATATGCATATCTGGGACATGCTTTGGGAATTCCAATTTATGTTTATGTTATCAGGGGATCTATATTACAATTTTTTTAAGAGCACGTGCTTGTGGATTTTTTTTAAGAGCACGTGCACGTGCTTCTCTATTTGAGCATTAAAATTTATAGCTACATGTTGTTCATTTCGAAAAGGCGAGAAAAATGGACTGGTTACTTTGAAATCTAGACATTTGGACTGATCACTCTTGGAATTTTGGCATTTGAAACTTATTTACATCAATATATGCGTGTCTGGGACAGGGTTTCGGAATTGCAGTTTATGTTTATGTTATCGGGTGATTGTATTACATTTTCTTAAGCGCCCCCAGGACGGCCTCCCCCGACGATTTATTTGCGCCGGCGCCGAGAAAACGGCTCAGTCACGCCCGCAGGATGCCAAATTTCGTCGGCTCGGCCCGTTTTTGCGTCCGGCGctcgcaggccgaacccggcgcactgggggacgctcgggggctccggcgcaagggaaaagcgttCCAGGGCCCGCATTGACAGGTGAAAAGTCAAGCCGCCCGCCCGGATTCGCCTCTGCCCCCCGCGCTCGGCCGCCACCCTGCCGATCCCGGCACCGACCACCACCCGCAGCAGCTAGGTAGATCATCTCCCGCCGGGAAAAAGAAGGGGTTTGGTCGAGGCAGCCTCTTCACCGCCGTCCTGGGCACCTTTTCCAGCACTCCGGCCGCGCACAGGGCTGTACACCGGCGGGCTTGCGCCCACCTCGCCCACAAGGGGTTCGTTGAATTGCCCGGCCCGGCGAtggactccgaagatgaggaggcgctcgcggcgTTGCTGGATGAGGGAGCCGAAGCCGACGTCCAGGagcaagagcatctcatggtgctcgccgccctcaccggcctgctcgcgagcagtgagaagccgcggcgaggtggctcggtgcttgggcgggtgaaagcaaGGAACCGGCATTGTCTgggaggctactgcatgctctactcggactacttcgccgacgctccattgCACGGTGAGAAAGCATTTCGGCACCGTTATCGGATGAACCGAAAGCTTTTTCtccggattgtgaattccatccgggagttcgacagctacttcaagtgcaagaaggattgcaccggcacacttgaattcacctcgatccagaagtgcacggcagctatgaggatgcttgcatacggagctcccggcgattcattcgacgactatgggcgcatggccgagtccaccaccattgagtgtttctacaagttctgcagggcagtggtggcagtgtttgggccgcagtacttgcgaacacccaatgcggaagaactgctcggatcctagcacaaaaTGAAGCAGGagtatttcctgggatgcttggaagcatcgactgcatgcattggaaatggaagaactgtccatttgcttagcaagggttgtacaaaggcgccaaaggcgattgcagtgtggtgcttgaggcagtggccacacaggacctctggatttggcactctttctttgggatgccaggaactcacaatgacatcaacgtcctgcagtgctccccattctttgccaagcttgttgaaggtcattctcctccggtgaacttcgaggtcaatggcagtacaacaaggggtactatctagctgatggcatctatccgagatggtcgacatttgtgaagaccatctcaaaccctgtgccaggaggcaagaacgcccggtttgcgaagattcaggaggcttgcaggaaggatgtcaagcgggcatttggtgtgctccaatctcgatttgctgttgtccggttccCTACTCTGacttggtcgaaagatcaaatgtgggagatcatgatttgctgtgtcatcttgcacaacatgatcattgagagtgagcaggaagagccagtgtttgacattgaaccatactacaggcagggtcctcttgatcaccagctaccggaaaactggactgactacctcaatatgcgtcaggagatctgagatccacaggtgcatcaagaactgcaacacgatctgctggagcacctatggaggctcaagggcgaggcTGGGAATGACATGTGATGAAACTTGAGTTTTATTTgttaaactatataatttgtagTGAATTATTTGATTTATGTGATAAAACACGCCGAAACACGCTGAACTAATAAATTGATTTCTATCTGTATGCGAAAATTCATGCCGAAACCGCCGAACCACGCCGAAAATGAGCCGATTCACGTAGTTATCGGGCCGTTTTTGACATATTTGGACTGAAAGATGGGCTGaattcggcgcctgggggcgacggcTGGGTGCGAACCGCCCCCAGCGTCGAGTTTATCGCCGGCGCACCCCCAGGACACTCTTTTTCAGCGCCCtgagggccgaacggctggagatgctctaacagcgCGGGCTTGTGGAATATTTGTTAGGGGAGCTTCTGAATCTTTGTCGGACGTCATTTACATTAGAGGAGATTTGTACACATGTTTTATgcgattttacctaagagagagcagcaaaaGTGGTTAGCTAGCTAGAATAAGTTTGAATATGATGATGTGCTACGCtacgactatgatgattaaatagcgagtgttgatggtaatgactatgatgattattattagctagtgttggtggtgattagatatctacactatgactatgatgattaaatagtgttggtggCAATGACTACAATGATTATTAGCTAgttttgttggtgatgatatgatgcaagagtttttatattaatatgataatGATGTTGACCATGATTATCATGATGATTCCTTATTATGATCATGATTAGTTATCATATCATTGGTGGAAGAACGCGGATTAGATTCATGTGGATGAATCAAAAGTGACCAAAAGTTGAATTAGTAGGATCGTCGTCCTAATTCAACTTTTGATTGATCCAAATGAATCTAATCCATGTTTCTTCCTCATAATGATATATTAATTCATCATTGACATAATGATATAACAACCTCTTAATTGATAATGTATCAAATTTTATATaacggcgcataaatacactaaaaattaaTTAAAAAACAAAATACTAGTAGCACTAGATATGAAGCACGCTACTACTAGTTAGATTAGCAGCAACACTGGAAATAATACACGCTATGGCTATATGTCTTAACAGTAGCGTGTGTTACACGCGTTAGTGCTAAGGAATAGCTGTAGCTCTTTACTAGTAGCGCGGGACCCCGTGCTACTAGTAAGCATAAAACTCGCACTACTATTAggatttttcctagtagtgagtctAAGTTACTCGCTATTATGACTAGCCTGAAAAGGAATAAAAACTATGCATTTGAATACATCAAAAAAATATGGTCTAAGCAGCACATCTCAATGCTAGGTGTGGCCCCCATAAAGAGCAAACCGTCATTGCCcacccatgatttatgcattttaatATTTACTATGCTTTGTAAGCCGGTGCAGCCCACCACCTGCAGCCCACTAATAAGCAGGCATCAGAATCCAAGCTCCCTTCTCACGGGAACCAACGAGCATGTTTACCACCGGACTGTGGGGCAGCGAGCCGCCGCCAGCATCGCTCGTTGCACATCCAGCCAACATCATCTCTCGGCATGAGTTCGAGCCGGCCAGCAGCAAGGCGATGAAAGTCAACCCAGACAACGGGTATTGCTGACTGGTGAGCCGCACATCTAGTATTTTTTGCTGCTGAAAAAAAATC contains:
- the LOC119280282 gene encoding cytochrome P450 71A1-like, with the protein product MDKALAWSTHAPATSLLRIAATPAAASSTASLSHRYASSPARIRGSSSSPLAGRVRAQEAAALVDRVRPHAGDVVNLSDNLIVYSNTVISRCTFGDTDYGVEGGGGGGGARLRKVFAEIEELLGTVPMGETVPCLRWVDVVTGLEKKTRRVFDEMDGLLERVIADHRQRRGAGAATGEEGDFVDVMLDAEELDTGSIKGIILDMLAAATDSTFTLLEWAMAELINHPHEMRKLQDEVRSAVGPGAGAVVTEEHLPRLPYLKAVVKEALHLHPPTPLLLPPETLENTRLLGYDVPAGTRVLIHAWAIGRDSATWGSRAKEFAPERFLGYDLKMGQDFAFLPFGAGRRGCPGVGFAMMSNELALASLMCNFDWELPGGRMPPVDLSELHGLSVRLKAPLLLVAKPWMEVHERSN
- the LOC119280283 gene encoding increased DNA methylation 1-like yields the protein MALPAFASHAGSADGSPAPWERLLLMSGKPLLRCLREAWDLERVKIFRAEETARAALEQDRERSAQVKKRSLQLLAKQGRKGGARAALAVDGGGDRSDDACGVCADGGQLLCCDSCPSTFHPECVAVQGVPDGSWACHYCRCFLCSASDGAPSTCHQCARKYHNHCRTSLFAGHEIGPFCSESCNKIAAKLTEMAGAANRADEDGYSWSLLKMQKDTRDSAADLECNMKLTVSLGVLDECFNPVKDRRTGVDMLHQAVYSLGSEFKRLSYEGFYTMVLEKDTEIISVALLRFHGNKLAEMPFAGTLPHYRRQGMMGRLVKAVEQVLTTVQVEKLVIPAVAEVVDTWKRSFGFAPMEPRLREEAKRLSMVVVTGTVMLQKHIAPPMTEDELAFLEMSWPLSSFTDLVAGIAFPPPSGADPLAAAVRGLGVGARGTSGRRSCGGEAVGSSVFQMHSYAPAAHGAAGWFHAYKLAEMPFMGTMPHYQRQRMMGRLVKDVLELVQVEKLVILAVDEVVDMWKRSFFGFTPMESQLREEPKRTTWSSSLAPSYYINTSPSNRVHAEKRRVRRHL